In the genome of Acidobacteriota bacterium, one region contains:
- the bshC gene encoding bacillithiol biosynthesis cysteine-adding enzyme BshC, producing the protein MSSGSDAAATANAIRASIDLRRFPWVRPLVSVYATEFERVAPLFAGDPAQPAAWRDRIARVAPAARHRALMADVLSRQLGHRDAPRAARAQVDVLASPQSVAIVTGQQAGLFGGPLYTVLKAVTAIQLARRIQQEHGVPTVPVFWVDAEDHDWDEIRSAALLDRELNPASVSLESLTGAGSQPVAALRLDHRIQSTIDALTEALPPSEFTADVVAILGRRYRAGVSVSTAFAGLLDDLLGHHGLVVYESADPLAKPAVADLFASELSAPGRTSELVRAAGDRLRALGHEPQVEPAPDGVNLFYLGADGRAAIRRRDGQYFVGDGLARSADELAAEAKAHPERFSPNVILRPLVQDRLFPTICYVAGPAELAYQAQLGDVYRTFGIEAPLLHSRATATLLDSAAAKFLDRYDVPFEAFQVQDDLALNRLLERQLPPEIERIFAETEQQLDERVGALRAIVPAVDPTLTGAADTTLEKIRDTLRHLQTKIVQASKRKDDTLRRQFTRTRALLFPGGHPQERVLNVAFFANRYGLRFADRLVDVVPADTSRHHLIVL; encoded by the coding sequence ATGTCCTCGGGATCAGACGCGGCAGCCACAGCGAACGCGATTCGCGCTTCGATCGATCTCCGGCGCTTTCCGTGGGTGCGGCCCCTCGTCAGCGTCTACGCGACCGAGTTCGAACGCGTCGCGCCGTTGTTCGCCGGCGATCCTGCGCAGCCCGCCGCCTGGCGCGACAGGATCGCGCGCGTCGCGCCCGCGGCACGCCATCGTGCCCTCATGGCCGACGTCCTCTCGCGCCAGCTCGGCCACCGTGACGCGCCGCGAGCGGCGAGAGCGCAGGTGGACGTCCTCGCCTCGCCGCAGTCGGTCGCCATCGTCACCGGCCAGCAGGCGGGGCTGTTCGGCGGACCGCTCTACACGGTGCTCAAGGCCGTCACCGCCATCCAGCTCGCCCGCAGGATCCAGCAGGAGCATGGCGTGCCGACGGTGCCGGTCTTCTGGGTCGACGCCGAAGACCACGACTGGGACGAGATCCGGAGCGCCGCGCTCCTCGATCGCGAGCTGAACCCGGCCTCCGTCTCGCTCGAGAGCCTCACCGGCGCCGGATCGCAGCCGGTGGCCGCCCTTCGCCTCGACCATCGCATCCAAAGCACGATCGACGCGCTGACCGAAGCCCTGCCACCATCGGAGTTCACGGCCGACGTCGTCGCGATCCTCGGCCGGCGCTATCGCGCGGGCGTCAGCGTATCGACGGCGTTCGCAGGCTTGCTGGACGACCTGCTCGGCCATCACGGCCTGGTCGTGTACGAGTCCGCCGATCCGTTGGCGAAACCGGCGGTCGCGGACCTCTTCGCGTCCGAGCTGTCGGCACCGGGCCGGACGTCGGAGCTCGTCCGTGCCGCGGGCGATCGCCTGCGCGCGCTCGGACACGAGCCGCAGGTGGAGCCCGCGCCCGACGGTGTGAACCTCTTCTACCTCGGCGCCGACGGCCGCGCGGCGATTCGCCGCCGCGACGGCCAGTACTTCGTGGGCGACGGGCTTGCGCGGTCCGCCGACGAGCTCGCCGCGGAAGCGAAGGCGCACCCCGAGCGTTTCAGCCCGAACGTCATCCTGCGCCCGCTCGTGCAGGACCGGCTGTTTCCGACCATCTGTTACGTCGCAGGCCCGGCCGAGCTGGCCTACCAAGCGCAGCTCGGCGACGTGTACCGGACGTTCGGCATCGAAGCTCCTCTTCTACATTCCCGCGCCACGGCCACGCTGCTCGACTCGGCGGCGGCCAAGTTCCTCGACCGCTACGACGTGCCGTTCGAGGCCTTCCAGGTGCAGGACGACCTGGCCCTCAACCGCCTGCTCGAACGGCAGTTGCCGCCGGAGATCGAGCGCATCTTCGCCGAAACCGAGCAGCAGCTCGACGAACGCGTCGGAGCGCTCAGAGCGATCGTGCCTGCGGTGGACCCCACGCTGACGGGCGCGGCGGACACGACGCTCGAGAAGATCAGGGACACGCTCCGCCACCTGCAGACGAAGATCGTGCAGGCGAGCAAGCGGAAGGACGACACGCTCCGGCGGCAGTTCACGCGGACGCGCGCGCTGCTCTTCCCCGGCGGCCACCCGCAGGAGCGCGTGCTCAACGTGGCGTTCTTCGCGAACCGCTACGGGCTCAGGTTCGCCGACCGGCTGGTCGACGTCGTGCCCGCCGACACGAGCCGGCATCACCTCATCGTCTTGTAG
- the argH gene encoding argininosuccinate lyase yields the protein MPFSPDYVRLVLNENFEDAKALFIRPLLAIHYAHLIMLHEQGLVSTGDARAIRGALDAIDADALGRAAYDGTCEDLFFYVNRLIVGGAGEAAGGRLHTARSRNDVDMTLYRMRLREWLLDLADAAIALRKALLTLAQPHVATVMPAHTHTQPAQATTLAHYLLAVVEQLERDGRRLTAAYDTVNRNPLGACAITGTGFPIDRHRTSELLGFAGPTGNTYGSIASIDYVIESTAAASVLLVGLGRFVQDLLLWSTAEFGYLRLPDEFVQISSIMPQKRNPVAFEHARALSSKALGQLAAVAQVVHNTPFGDIVDTEDDLQPLVAGAFRDALRAVELVAVTTPRVTVDVGMLRERAGQGWITVTELADALVRDHGLPFGDAHRIVSRYVQAVRDAGATPDARLLAHIARELGHAIAISDAELTEILSPVRFVGVRRTLGGPAPDVVTTALAASRDLAERDEAVVRGSRQALAEAERQRRDAAATL from the coding sequence GTGCCGTTTTCGCCGGATTACGTCCGCCTGGTCCTGAACGAGAACTTCGAGGACGCCAAGGCGCTGTTCATCCGCCCGCTCCTTGCCATTCACTACGCCCATCTGATCATGCTGCACGAGCAGGGGCTGGTCTCGACGGGTGACGCGAGGGCGATCCGTGGCGCGCTCGACGCGATCGATGCCGACGCGCTGGGGCGCGCCGCGTACGACGGCACCTGCGAGGACCTCTTCTTCTACGTCAATCGCCTGATCGTCGGTGGCGCCGGCGAGGCGGCCGGCGGCCGGCTCCACACGGCGCGCAGCCGCAACGACGTCGACATGACGCTCTACCGCATGCGATTGCGCGAGTGGCTGCTCGATCTGGCCGATGCCGCGATCGCGCTGCGCAAGGCGTTGCTGACGCTCGCCCAGCCGCACGTGGCGACCGTGATGCCGGCTCACACTCACACGCAACCGGCGCAAGCGACCACCCTCGCGCACTACCTCTTGGCGGTGGTGGAGCAGCTCGAGCGTGATGGCCGGCGCCTGACCGCGGCCTACGACACCGTCAATCGGAACCCGCTCGGCGCCTGCGCGATCACGGGCACGGGGTTTCCGATCGATCGGCATCGCACGAGCGAGCTGCTCGGGTTCGCCGGCCCGACCGGCAACACCTACGGCAGCATCGCGAGCATCGACTACGTGATCGAGAGCACGGCGGCCGCATCCGTGCTGCTCGTCGGGCTCGGCCGGTTCGTGCAGGACCTGCTGCTCTGGTCCACGGCCGAGTTCGGCTACCTCCGGCTGCCGGACGAGTTCGTGCAGATCAGCAGCATCATGCCGCAGAAGCGGAATCCCGTGGCCTTCGAGCACGCGCGCGCGTTGTCGTCGAAGGCGCTCGGCCAGCTCGCGGCCGTCGCACAGGTCGTTCACAACACGCCGTTCGGCGACATCGTGGACACCGAAGACGATCTGCAGCCGCTCGTGGCCGGCGCATTTCGGGATGCGCTCCGGGCCGTCGAGCTCGTGGCGGTGACGACGCCTCGCGTCACCGTCGACGTCGGGATGCTGCGCGAGCGCGCCGGTCAGGGATGGATCACGGTCACGGAGCTGGCCGACGCGCTCGTGCGCGACCACGGCCTGCCGTTCGGCGACGCGCACCGGATCGTGAGCCGCTACGTCCAGGCGGTCCGCGACGCCGGCGCCACGCCCGACGCGAGGCTACTCGCGCACATCGCGCGCGAGCTGGGGCACGCGATCGCCATCAGCGACGCCGAGCTCACCGAGATCCTGAGTCCCGTCCGATTCGTCGGCGTGCGGAGGACGCTCGGCGGCCCGGCGCCCGACGTCGTGACGACGGCGCTCGCGGCGAGCCGGGATCTGGCCGAACGCGACGAGGCCGTGGTGCGCGGCTCGCGCCAGGCGCTCGCCGAGGCCGAGCGGCAGCGCCGTGACGCCGCGGCGACGCTGTGA
- the carB gene encoding carbamoyl-phosphate synthase large subunit translates to MPKRTDLKRILVIGSGPIVIGQACEFDYSGTQACKALRAEGLEVVLINSNPATIMTDPETADRTYVEPLTVEVAEKIIARERPDAILPTVGGQTALNLAIDLAERGVLERYGVRLIGASIDAIRVAEDRLQFKEAMRSIGVEVPDSAYAKTLEQAMDAADRMGFPLIIRPSFTLGGVGGGIAYNIEEFREICQRGLSMSPVHEILVEESVIGWKEFELEVMRDGADNFVVICSIENIDPMGVHTGDSITVAPALTLTDKEYQRMRDAARRIIRRVGVETGGSNIQFAVNPADGRMVAIEMNPRVSRSSALASKATGFPIAKIAAKLALGYRLDEIKNDITRTTPASFEPTIDYVVVKVPRWAFEKFPQADRTLTTQMKSVGEAMAVGRTFKEAFLKAFRSLEHGRKAGTLFDQEEAAGEDAAALQQALAIPTDRRMWAVFRALDRGWSVEEVHRITRIDPWFLTQFQQIVELAREARAVGLRDLSDVLLRELKRAGFADADLSRLIGIDEDSLRARRQESGLVAAYKRIDTCAAEFESYTPYMYGTFEDQCEANPSTRAKVVILGSGPNRIGQGIEFDYCCCHAAFAMRDRGYETVMINCNPETVSTDYDTVDRLYFEPLTFEDVMAVIEKEKTGSADVACVVQYGGQTPLKLSLRLQAAGVRILGTSPDSIDLAEDRERFAKLLWDLGIPQAASGTATSADEARDVALRIGFPLVVRPSYVLGGRAMAIVYDLAALDRYMRHAVQASPEHPVLIDKFLEDATEIDVDALADAAGGVIIGGIMEHIEQAGIHSGDSSCVVPPFKLAPAHVATIRDYTRRIARALNVIGLMNAQFAVKDDVVYVLEVNPRASRTVPYLSKATGVPLAKVAANLMIGQTLAEQGFTEDLEVKGSFVKTPVFPFVRFPGVDTLLGPEMKSTGEVMGGAETFGSAFAKAQLGAGQRLPQSGTAFISVNNSDKPAVVPIARELAALGFSLVATRGTAAFLRAHGLDVGIVFKINEGRPHVGDELLNRRISLVINTPLGRESFFDDRTVRSVAMLQGVPAITTLTGAAAAVSAIRALRDEGFTVKSLQEYHAEMARS, encoded by the coding sequence TTGCCTAAACGTACCGACTTGAAACGCATCCTGGTGATCGGGTCCGGCCCGATCGTCATCGGGCAGGCTTGCGAGTTCGACTACTCCGGGACGCAGGCGTGCAAAGCGCTGCGCGCCGAGGGGCTGGAGGTCGTGCTCATCAACAGCAATCCGGCGACGATCATGACCGACCCGGAGACGGCCGACCGGACCTACGTCGAGCCGCTGACGGTCGAAGTCGCCGAGAAGATCATCGCCAGGGAACGGCCCGACGCGATCCTGCCCACCGTGGGCGGCCAGACCGCGCTGAACCTCGCGATCGACCTGGCCGAGCGCGGGGTCCTCGAGCGGTACGGCGTCAGGCTCATCGGGGCCTCGATCGACGCCATCCGCGTGGCCGAGGACCGGCTGCAGTTCAAGGAGGCCATGCGCTCGATTGGCGTCGAGGTGCCGGACAGCGCGTACGCGAAGACGCTCGAGCAGGCGATGGACGCCGCCGACCGCATGGGGTTCCCGCTGATCATCCGGCCGTCGTTCACGCTCGGCGGCGTGGGCGGCGGCATCGCCTACAACATCGAGGAGTTCCGCGAGATCTGCCAGCGCGGCCTCTCGATGAGCCCGGTCCACGAGATCCTCGTCGAGGAGTCGGTGATCGGCTGGAAGGAATTCGAGCTCGAGGTCATGCGTGACGGCGCGGACAACTTCGTCGTCATCTGCTCGATCGAGAACATCGATCCGATGGGCGTGCACACCGGCGACAGCATCACGGTGGCGCCGGCGCTGACGCTGACCGACAAGGAGTACCAGCGGATGCGCGACGCCGCCCGGCGGATCATCCGGCGGGTCGGCGTCGAGACCGGCGGGTCGAACATCCAGTTCGCGGTCAACCCCGCCGACGGCCGGATGGTCGCGATCGAGATGAACCCGCGCGTGTCGCGGTCGTCGGCGCTCGCGTCGAAGGCCACCGGCTTTCCGATCGCGAAGATCGCCGCGAAGCTGGCGCTCGGCTACCGGCTCGACGAGATCAAGAACGACATCACCCGCACGACGCCCGCGTCCTTCGAGCCGACGATCGACTACGTCGTGGTCAAGGTGCCGCGCTGGGCGTTCGAGAAGTTCCCGCAGGCGGATCGCACGCTCACGACGCAGATGAAGTCGGTCGGCGAAGCCATGGCGGTGGGCCGGACGTTCAAGGAGGCGTTCCTGAAGGCGTTCCGGTCGCTCGAGCACGGCCGCAAGGCCGGCACGCTCTTCGACCAGGAAGAGGCGGCGGGCGAGGACGCCGCCGCGCTGCAGCAGGCGCTCGCGATCCCCACCGATCGCCGCATGTGGGCGGTGTTTCGCGCGCTCGACCGCGGCTGGAGCGTGGAGGAGGTCCATCGCATCACCCGCATCGACCCCTGGTTCCTCACCCAGTTCCAGCAGATCGTCGAGCTCGCGCGCGAGGCGCGGGCCGTGGGGCTCCGCGATCTCTCGGACGTGCTCTTGCGCGAGCTCAAGCGCGCCGGGTTCGCCGACGCGGACCTCAGCCGGCTGATCGGGATCGACGAGGACAGCCTCCGCGCGCGGCGCCAGGAGAGCGGGCTCGTGGCCGCCTACAAGCGCATCGACACGTGCGCGGCGGAGTTCGAGTCCTACACGCCGTACATGTACGGCACGTTCGAGGACCAGTGCGAGGCGAACCCGAGCACCCGCGCCAAGGTCGTGATTCTCGGCAGCGGGCCGAACCGGATCGGCCAGGGCATCGAGTTCGACTACTGCTGCTGCCATGCGGCGTTCGCGATGCGCGACCGCGGCTACGAGACGGTCATGATCAACTGCAATCCCGAGACCGTCTCGACCGACTACGACACCGTCGATCGGCTGTACTTCGAGCCGCTCACGTTCGAGGACGTGATGGCGGTGATCGAGAAGGAGAAGACCGGCAGCGCCGACGTGGCCTGCGTCGTCCAGTACGGCGGCCAGACGCCGCTCAAGCTCTCGCTCCGCCTCCAGGCCGCCGGCGTCCGCATCCTCGGCACGTCGCCGGACTCGATCGATCTCGCGGAGGATCGCGAGCGCTTCGCCAAGCTGCTGTGGGACCTCGGGATTCCGCAGGCGGCGAGCGGCACGGCGACCTCCGCCGACGAAGCGCGCGACGTCGCGCTCCGCATCGGCTTCCCGCTCGTCGTCCGCCCGTCGTACGTGCTCGGCGGCCGGGCGATGGCGATCGTGTACGACCTGGCGGCGCTGGATCGCTACATGCGCCACGCCGTGCAGGCCTCGCCGGAGCACCCGGTCCTCATCGACAAGTTCCTCGAGGACGCGACGGAGATCGACGTGGATGCGCTCGCCGACGCGGCCGGCGGCGTGATCATCGGCGGCATCATGGAGCACATCGAGCAGGCCGGCATCCACTCCGGCGACAGCTCGTGTGTCGTGCCGCCGTTCAAGCTCGCGCCCGCGCACGTCGCCACCATCCGCGACTACACGCGTCGCATCGCCCGCGCGCTGAACGTCATCGGACTGATGAACGCCCAGTTCGCGGTGAAAGACGACGTCGTCTACGTGCTGGAGGTGAACCCGCGGGCATCGCGCACCGTGCCGTATCTCTCGAAGGCGACCGGCGTGCCGCTGGCGAAGGTGGCGGCCAACCTCATGATCGGCCAGACGCTCGCCGAGCAGGGCTTCACCGAGGATCTCGAGGTGAAGGGATCCTTCGTCAAGACGCCCGTGTTCCCCTTCGTGCGGTTCCCAGGCGTCGACACGCTGCTCGGGCCCGAGATGAAGTCGACCGGCGAGGTCATGGGCGGCGCCGAAACCTTCGGGTCCGCGTTCGCGAAGGCGCAACTCGGCGCCGGCCAGCGTCTGCCCCAGAGCGGCACGGCCTTCATCAGCGTCAACAACAGCGACAAGCCGGCCGTCGTCCCCATCGCGCGCGAGCTGGCGGCGCTCGGGTTCTCGCTCGTCGCGACGCGCGGTACGGCCGCCTTCCTGCGGGCGCATGGGCTCGACGTCGGGATCGTCTTCAAGATCAACGAGGGGCGCCCCCACGTCGGGGACGAGCTGCTGAACCGCCGCATCTCGCTCGTGATCAACACGCCGCTCGGCCGCGAGTCGTTCTTCGACGACCGCACCGTCCGCAGCGTGGCGATGCTCCAGGGCGTGCCCGCCATCACCACGCTCACCGGCGCCGCCGCCGCCGTCAGCGCCATCCGCGCGCTCCGCGACGAGGGCTTCACCGTGAAGTCGCTGCAGGAATATCACGCGGAGATGGCCAGGAGCTGA
- the carA gene encoding glutamine-hydrolyzing carbamoyl-phosphate synthase small subunit, whose amino-acid sequence MDAILALENGTHYRGRAAGASGETGGEVVFNTSMTGYQEVLTDPSYAGQIVAMTSVEIGNYGITQEDEESRGIQVAGFIVRSESPVASNWRSEHTLREYLTRNGVVAISDIDTRALTRLLRSSGVMRGVIATGRRDVDELVERARALPKMEGADLVQGVSCVEPFDYVPPEEGEFTVVPSRRGKRRLRVAAYDLGMKWNILRRFAAHGCDVRVFPAAAPLSDLLAWGPDGIFFSNGPGDPSVLDYAIANAREAVDRSVPTFGICLGHQILGLAMGARTFKLKFGHRGGNHPVKELRTGQVEITSQNHGFAVDPASLPHDVEVTHLNLYDGTIEGLRHTSRPVFCVQYHPEAAPGPHDADYLFAEFIDVMEKRA is encoded by the coding sequence GTGGACGCCATTCTCGCGCTCGAAAACGGCACGCACTACCGCGGCCGCGCTGCCGGCGCCTCCGGCGAGACCGGGGGCGAGGTCGTGTTCAACACGAGCATGACCGGCTATCAGGAAGTGCTCACCGATCCGTCCTATGCCGGCCAGATCGTCGCGATGACGTCGGTCGAGATCGGCAACTACGGCATCACGCAGGAGGACGAGGAGTCGCGCGGCATCCAGGTGGCGGGATTCATCGTGCGATCGGAATCGCCCGTGGCGAGCAACTGGCGATCCGAGCACACGCTGCGCGAGTACCTCACGCGCAACGGCGTGGTGGCGATCTCGGACATCGACACGCGGGCGCTCACGCGGCTGCTGCGCTCGTCGGGCGTGATGCGCGGCGTCATCGCGACCGGCCGGCGCGACGTGGACGAGCTGGTCGAGCGTGCCCGTGCGCTGCCGAAGATGGAGGGCGCCGACCTGGTCCAAGGCGTGAGCTGCGTCGAGCCGTTCGACTACGTGCCGCCGGAGGAAGGCGAGTTCACCGTCGTCCCGAGCCGCCGGGGCAAGCGGCGGCTGCGCGTGGCGGCCTACGACCTCGGGATGAAATGGAACATCCTGCGCCGGTTCGCGGCGCACGGCTGCGATGTGCGCGTGTTTCCGGCCGCCGCGCCGCTGAGCGATCTGCTCGCGTGGGGGCCGGACGGGATCTTCTTCAGCAACGGTCCGGGAGATCCGTCGGTGCTCGATTACGCGATTGCCAACGCGCGCGAAGCCGTGGACCGGTCGGTGCCGACGTTCGGCATCTGCCTCGGCCACCAGATCCTCGGGCTGGCCATGGGCGCACGCACGTTCAAGCTGAAGTTCGGGCATCGCGGCGGCAATCACCCGGTGAAGGAGCTGCGCACCGGCCAGGTGGAGATCACGTCGCAGAACCATGGCTTCGCCGTCGACCCGGCCTCGCTCCCGCACGACGTCGAGGTCACGCACCTCAACCTGTACGACGGCACGATCGAGGGCCTGCGGCACACGTCGCGGCCCGTGTTCTGCGTGCAGTACCATCCGGAAGCGGCGCCCGGGCCGCACGACGCCGACTACCTGTTCGCCGAGTTCATCGACGTGATGGAGAAGCGGGCCTAA
- the arfB gene encoding aminoacyl-tRNA hydrolase, producing MPKQRILRFSNAIDESFVRSPGPGGQNVNKVATAVELRFRVGAADLPEAVKARLRTLAGSRLTADDEVRIEAHEHRTQAKNREAARERLMALIERASRAPKRRRATKPSAASRERRIEKKRERAGVKRTRVKIKAED from the coding sequence ATGCCCAAGCAACGAATTCTCAGATTCTCGAATGCCATCGACGAATCGTTCGTCCGCAGCCCAGGCCCCGGCGGGCAGAACGTCAACAAGGTCGCGACCGCGGTCGAGCTGCGCTTCCGCGTGGGAGCGGCCGATCTGCCAGAGGCGGTGAAGGCGCGGCTGCGCACGCTGGCGGGGTCGCGGCTGACTGCCGACGATGAGGTGCGGATCGAGGCGCATGAGCATCGGACGCAGGCGAAGAATCGGGAGGCGGCGCGCGAGCGGCTCATGGCGCTGATCGAGCGGGCGTCGCGCGCCCCGAAACGGCGCCGCGCGACGAAGCCCTCCGCGGCCTCGCGCGAACGGCGCATCGAGAAGAAGCGCGAGCGCGCTGGAGTGAAACGCACGCGCGTGAAGATCAAAGCCGAGGACTGA
- a CDS encoding PEGA domain-containing protein, with translation MVPGGFALPIEESSSPSTPTTFGIYRVLHQSGSGVLGPVFRAFDLRHDRVVAVKAFELSPVADRITSVADALRRLSAGVAPDSAVVLPFDAGIEGTTPFIVMAHQPGDTLDVVIRLLAPAPPEHVLPILARLADALDAAAAAGLEHGALHPRDVFVTDGQVAVVGFGVVRALEAAGVETPMRRPYSAPERATGAWDRRADLYSFGVIAHEFLTGRRPLGPGEQDGEFAADLAPERRVRLRRALADVLAGSPADRYPTARAFVAALEHAGLGSAARLSTIADAPADASGDFWAAHHDRPDEAPGEPVETRPSSEPAPRGAVEEALPDWIIPPVAAPTATPRRTRRWSSVAGLAAFGLLGALGGHLAVRALRPLPAVRSGASSVAAVPAPDAGVDQTDVVVADASGSPIAPAGDVQVVSAASAGRLWIRSVPSGALVTIDGRRSGQTPALVSAGFGTHLVQVARSGYTPRVAQVTLGAETPEQELSFSLRPGVPAASTTVGGLDIGSRPRGARVLVDGRFLGRAPLRVPQLKPGTYTVTLELAGYQPYTGQASVSAGTLTSLRPMLRSTSR, from the coding sequence GTGGTTCCAGGAGGCTTCGCGCTGCCCATAGAAGAATCGTCCAGCCCCAGCACGCCGACCACCTTCGGCATCTACCGCGTGCTGCACCAGTCGGGCAGCGGCGTTCTTGGACCAGTCTTTCGCGCTTTCGATCTTCGCCACGACCGCGTCGTCGCGGTCAAAGCCTTCGAGCTCTCGCCGGTGGCCGACCGGATCACCAGCGTCGCCGACGCGTTGCGCCGGCTGTCGGCGGGCGTTGCGCCCGATTCGGCCGTCGTGCTGCCGTTCGACGCGGGCATCGAAGGCACGACGCCGTTCATCGTGATGGCACACCAGCCGGGTGACACGCTCGACGTCGTCATCCGCCTCCTGGCGCCCGCGCCGCCCGAGCACGTCCTGCCGATCCTCGCGCGGCTGGCCGACGCGCTGGATGCGGCGGCCGCGGCGGGTCTCGAGCACGGCGCGTTGCACCCGCGCGACGTCTTCGTCACCGACGGCCAGGTCGCCGTGGTCGGGTTCGGCGTCGTGCGCGCGTTGGAGGCCGCCGGCGTCGAGACGCCGATGCGCCGTCCCTACAGCGCGCCCGAACGCGCAACCGGCGCGTGGGATCGGCGTGCCGATCTCTACTCGTTCGGCGTCATCGCTCATGAGTTCCTGACGGGCCGCCGGCCGCTCGGTCCAGGCGAGCAGGATGGCGAGTTCGCCGCCGATCTCGCGCCCGAGCGCCGGGTCAGGCTGCGGCGCGCGCTGGCGGACGTGCTCGCCGGCTCGCCGGCGGACCGGTATCCGACGGCGCGCGCGTTCGTCGCGGCGCTCGAGCATGCCGGTCTCGGCTCGGCAGCCCGGCTCTCGACGATCGCAGACGCGCCAGCCGACGCCTCCGGCGACTTCTGGGCCGCCCATCACGATCGCCCGGACGAGGCGCCGGGCGAGCCCGTCGAGACGAGACCGTCGTCCGAGCCCGCGCCGCGCGGTGCGGTGGAGGAGGCGTTGCCGGACTGGATCATCCCGCCAGTGGCGGCGCCGACAGCCACGCCGAGACGGACGCGCCGATGGTCGAGCGTGGCTGGTCTCGCGGCCTTCGGGCTGCTCGGTGCGCTGGGCGGTCATCTCGCCGTCCGCGCGCTACGACCGCTTCCCGCAGTACGGTCCGGAGCGTCGAGCGTGGCCGCCGTGCCGGCGCCGGACGCTGGCGTGGATCAGACCGATGTCGTTGTCGCCGACGCGTCCGGGTCCCCGATTGCGCCGGCGGGCGATGTGCAGGTCGTCTCGGCGGCGTCGGCCGGCCGCTTGTGGATCCGATCGGTGCCGTCCGGTGCGCTCGTGACGATCGACGGCCGCCGATCGGGCCAGACGCCGGCGCTCGTCAGCGCGGGCTTCGGTACGCATCTCGTCCAGGTGGCGCGGTCCGGCTACACACCGCGCGTGGCGCAGGTGACGCTCGGGGCCGAGACGCCGGAACAGGAGCTGTCGTTCTCGCTGCGCCCGGGCGTTCCGGCAGCGTCGACGACGGTCGGCGGCCTCGACATCGGATCGCGGCCACGCGGCGCGCGTGTGCTGGTGGACGGCCGGTTCCTCGGTCGCGCGCCGCTCCGCGTCCCCCAGCTCAAGCCGGGCACCTACACCGTTACACTCGAACTGGCAGGCTATCAGCCGTACACGGGTCAGGCGAGCGTCAGCGCCGGGACGCTGACCTCGCTCAGGCCGATGCTCCGTTCGACTTCCCGCTAG